One region of Flavobacterium pisciphilum genomic DNA includes:
- a CDS encoding acyl-CoA thioesterase, with protein sequence MKPKHPLESLTILTDLVLPSETNPLNNLFGGELLARMDRAASIAARRHSRRIVVTASVNHVAFNRAISLGSVVTVEAKVSRSFKSSMEVFIDVWVEDRESGNRTKANEAIYTFVAVDDTGRPVEVPPIDPETDLEKQRYEAALRRKQLSLLLAGKIKPEEATELRALFL encoded by the coding sequence ATGAAACCAAAACATCCTTTAGAATCTTTAACAATATTAACCGATTTGGTTTTACCGAGCGAAACTAATCCTTTAAACAACCTTTTTGGTGGCGAATTATTAGCCAGAATGGATCGTGCTGCAAGTATTGCTGCCCGAAGACATTCACGCCGAATTGTGGTTACAGCATCTGTAAATCACGTGGCTTTTAATAGAGCTATTTCATTAGGAAGTGTAGTAACTGTTGAGGCAAAAGTATCAAGATCGTTCAAAAGTTCGATGGAAGTTTTTATAGATGTTTGGGTAGAAGATCGTGAATCAGGAAATAGAACAAAAGCCAATGAAGCAATTTATACTTTTGTTGCCGTGGATGATACTGGAAGACCTGTTGAAGTACCGCCAATTGACCCAGAAACAGATCTTGAAAAACAACGTTACGAAGCAGCTTTACGCCGTAAGCAATTGAGTTTACTATTGGCAGGGAAAATAAAGCCGGAAGAAGCTACCGAACTTAGAGCTTTATTTTTATAA
- the recA gene encoding recombinase RecA, which produces MSSEKEAKLKALQLTLDKLDKTYGKGTVMKMGDKAIVEVETISSGSLGVDLALGVNGYPKGRIIEIYGPESSGKTTLTLHAIAEAQKAGGIAAFIDAEHAFDRNYAEKLGIDIENLIISQPDNGEQALEIAENLIRSGAIDIVVIDSVAALTPKSEIEGEMGDSKMGLHARLMSQALRKLTGTISKTNCTVFFINQLREKIGVMFGNPETTTGGNALKFYASVRLDIRRSSQIKDGDNVIGNRTKVKIVKNKVAPPFKTAEFDIMYGEGVSKTGEILDLAVEFEIVKKAGSWFSYGDTKLGQGRDAVKSLIKDNPELADELEVKIKAHIKELASA; this is translated from the coding sequence ATGAGTTCAGAGAAAGAAGCCAAATTAAAAGCGCTACAACTTACGCTTGACAAACTTGATAAGACTTACGGAAAAGGAACCGTGATGAAAATGGGCGATAAAGCCATTGTAGAAGTAGAAACAATTTCATCAGGTTCATTAGGTGTAGATTTAGCCTTAGGGGTAAACGGATATCCAAAAGGAAGAATTATCGAAATATACGGACCAGAATCTTCTGGAAAAACAACGCTAACATTACATGCTATTGCCGAAGCTCAAAAAGCAGGTGGAATTGCAGCTTTTATAGATGCTGAGCATGCTTTTGATAGAAATTATGCTGAGAAATTAGGAATTGATATTGAGAATTTAATTATTTCTCAACCAGATAACGGAGAACAAGCACTTGAAATTGCTGAGAACTTAATTCGTTCAGGAGCAATTGATATTGTTGTAATTGACTCGGTTGCTGCATTAACTCCAAAAAGTGAAATCGAAGGAGAAATGGGAGATTCAAAAATGGGACTTCATGCTCGTTTAATGTCACAAGCTCTTCGTAAACTTACAGGAACGATTAGTAAAACAAACTGTACTGTATTCTTCATTAACCAGTTAAGAGAAAAAATTGGTGTAATGTTTGGAAACCCAGAAACAACAACGGGTGGTAACGCCTTAAAATTCTATGCTTCGGTACGTTTAGATATTCGTCGTTCATCTCAAATTAAAGACGGAGACAATGTTATTGGTAACAGAACTAAAGTAAAAATCGTTAAAAACAAAGTGGCTCCACCATTTAAAACTGCTGAATTCGACATTATGTACGGAGAGGGAGTTTCTAAAACAGGAGAGATCTTAGACTTAGCTGTTGAATTTGAAATCGTTAAGAAAGCAGGTTCATGGTTTAGCTACGGTGATACTAAATTAGGCCAAGGTCGTGATGCAGTAAAATCGCTAATTAAAGATAATCCAGAATTAGCAGATGAGCTAGAAGTTAAGATTAAAGCACATATCAAAGAATTGGCAAGCGCCTAA
- a CDS encoding gliding motility-associated C-terminal domain-containing protein, producing the protein MIKDLPTNLRISFLFLCVFFFANTNVFAQITIGQPTFNFSPVCASPGFNSYDVNFNFSPVTGLLATNQFIVELSAPDGSFTKATVIYTSAVGEIVTSPGKITLAFPTNTGGEKYRLRIKGTAPAATGQPSIEFPAYYRVHNSQYTINNFIPTATYCAGGNYVLSIDNPGGPLNDSPLKHPDLTYNWYKNNGLVLPETLVATATNGTYTVTQPGVYYARTNYGACILSSNSYSNQVTVSESTTDASTTITSSLGNPFCPNGGSTTLSVSGGVKYEWFKRDGSGKDVLVSDKQTYDTNVSGLYTVKIDFGGCTGNGSINLQSEGSFTGSLNVPSSNPINVETGETLNVTVTTDAVNPSYKWYLNGTLITDAITDSYLIKTLGNYKVAVTQTTGCSSTKEFDFQVSDSNLKNIPNIVSLSSAFNTWDLPTDYKNAETNVMIVSSQGEVMFNGVDYDPSKWEIKDFKNINPVYYYIIKKGSDEKKGSITVIK; encoded by the coding sequence ATGATAAAAGATTTACCTACTAATCTTCGCATAAGTTTTCTTTTTTTATGTGTGTTTTTTTTTGCAAATACGAATGTATTTGCACAGATAACTATTGGGCAACCTACATTTAATTTTAGTCCTGTTTGTGCTAGTCCTGGATTTAATAGCTATGATGTGAATTTTAATTTTTCACCAGTTACTGGATTATTAGCGACGAATCAGTTTATAGTAGAGTTATCTGCACCAGATGGAAGTTTTACTAAAGCAACGGTAATTTATACCTCGGCTGTTGGTGAAATTGTAACATCACCAGGCAAAATTACACTTGCATTTCCAACAAATACTGGAGGAGAAAAATATAGGCTTAGAATAAAAGGAACAGCTCCTGCTGCTACTGGTCAACCTTCGATTGAATTTCCAGCATACTATAGAGTCCATAACTCACAGTATACTATAAATAACTTTATTCCTACTGCTACATATTGTGCTGGTGGGAATTATGTTTTATCTATCGATAATCCTGGAGGACCACTTAATGACTCCCCTTTAAAGCATCCTGATTTAACGTATAATTGGTATAAAAACAATGGACTTGTTTTGCCAGAAACATTAGTTGCTACTGCTACTAATGGTACTTATACTGTAACGCAACCAGGAGTGTATTATGCTAGAACTAATTATGGAGCTTGTATATTAAGCTCAAATTCTTATTCTAATCAAGTTACCGTTAGTGAATCAACAACAGATGCGAGTACTACAATAACTTCTAGTCTTGGGAATCCATTTTGTCCTAACGGAGGAAGTACTACTTTAAGTGTTTCGGGAGGTGTAAAATACGAGTGGTTTAAAAGAGATGGTTCTGGTAAAGATGTTTTAGTCTCAGATAAGCAAACCTACGATACAAACGTTAGTGGATTATATACTGTTAAAATCGATTTTGGCGGGTGTACAGGGAATGGTTCAATTAATTTACAAAGTGAAGGATCTTTCACTGGAAGCCTAAATGTACCAAGCAGTAATCCAATCAACGTAGAAACTGGAGAAACATTGAATGTAACTGTAACTACAGATGCGGTAAATCCTTCTTATAAGTGGTATTTAAATGGGACGCTTATTACTGATGCAATTACTGATAGTTATTTGATTAAGACTCTTGGTAATTATAAAGTAGCTGTTACGCAAACTACAGGCTGTAGTTCTACGAAAGAATTTGATTTTCAAGTTTCCGATTCAAACCTTAAAAATATTCCAAATATAGTGAGTCTAAGTAGTGCATTTAATACTTGGGATTTACCAACAGATTATAAAAATGCAGAAACAAATGTTATGATTGTTAGTTCACAAGGAGAGGTCATGTTCAATGGTGTGGATTATGATCCTTCTAAATGGGAAATAAAAGATTTTAAAAATATAAATCCAGTTTATTATTACATTATAAAAAAAGGTAGTGATGAAAAAAAGGGATCTATAACTGTAATTAAATAA
- a CDS encoding PorP/SprF family type IX secretion system membrane protein has protein sequence MKKILLFITFLYGSTQVLYSQDNVKGDGVVPFSIPIRNSLKFNRYLINPAFSFVREQNTYASFYNKRQWVQFDNAPQTYLFSYSGRFRENQGIGVGLFQQNYGLMTTFGIVGNFAHNVVLQEDSNLTFGANVGFYKSGLDQGKIISNDTNLNIDNIPSNSMLTINPGVNYGNGFLDVGLSVNNLLLYNFGTSEMVKDNPEQAVVAHLMYTGYIDAYGFFDRSKFSGIVKSEFKKDKTVISGLAMIAIPKGFWAQAGYNTLYGMSAGFGVNVTPKIAIEYNYEKGTGNFSNFGASHEFVIAYKFKSKSYYYGDNEEDEGALIAPSEVKKVAPAKVTSPVTKTDGAEKAKLAADAKAKADAAAMQARLEAQAKVKADAEEKIKLAADAKAKADAAAMQARLDAQAKVKADAEARTKLAADNRTKANAEAQARLEAVKLRAAQSKADAEANRAKLAADAKAKADAVAQARLNAIQAKADADANRAKSAADAKGKVDAAAQARLDAAKAKADAAAENRAKLAADAKAKADAEAQAKLDAAKSKADAEALKAKQLSSDGQTKVDAAALQAKLAADAKAKADADALQVKLAADAKAKADAAALQAKLAADAKVKADADALQAKLAADTKAKADAAEALKAKLAADAKAKADAAEALKAKLAADAKAKADAAEALKAKLAADAKAKADATALQAKLDADAKAKADADAIQAKLDADAKAKADAKAKADAAEALKMKLAADAKAKADADALQAKLAADAKVKADADALQAKLAADAKVKADADALQAKLAADAKAKADATEALKAKLAADAKVKADATALQAKLDADAKAKADAAEALKIKLAADAKAKADADALQAKLAADAKVKADADAIQAKLDADAKAKADAAEALKAKLAADAKVKVDATALQAKLDADAKAKADAAEALKIKLAADAKAKADADALQAKLAADAKAKADADAIQAKLDADAKVKADAKAKAEAAELKAIIDADAKAKAESDALQAKLAAEAKIKAKADAIALQVKLAADAKAKAKEAADAKAKVDAEAKEKLAADAKAKADAAALEARLAADAKIKAKADADAKLAADAKAKADAAALQIKLAADAKAKADADAKAKLEADAKAKADADALQAKLAQDAELKAKQAADALAASNAAANAAKDETARSIDNLTNMFDSSYKTQTDLLSKLTETVAKKQRDLNDLREENDLSEKGIYKEPKPFKSVASENSELEALKSQIAQVNREQKDALARLTNLYNERLKKVPNKNDALNKSYLAKIEALKAEQLKAERENADLIASLEKIKLETEIERKRRIKRAAFENDQGRYQQDVAALKRIKETTRPSSRPLTANDFDFGDEQSNMQIIKNVKNAQSGYYLIVAVHSSTDKRDQFLTQAVSAGQSEINFFYNVSSSKYYIYYEKYDNLQEASKALESKGNKPYNGKMSIVKVENE, from the coding sequence ATGAAGAAAATTTTACTATTCATTACTTTTCTTTACGGCTCAACACAAGTACTCTATTCTCAAGACAATGTCAAAGGGGATGGAGTTGTTCCATTTTCTATACCTATCAGAAATTCATTAAAATTTAATAGATATTTAATTAACCCTGCTTTTAGTTTCGTTAGAGAACAAAATACATATGCGAGTTTTTATAACAAGCGTCAATGGGTACAATTTGATAATGCACCGCAAACTTATTTGTTTAGTTATTCGGGAAGATTTAGAGAAAATCAAGGGATAGGAGTTGGTTTGTTCCAACAAAACTATGGCCTTATGACCACTTTTGGAATCGTAGGAAACTTTGCTCATAACGTAGTACTTCAAGAAGATAGTAATTTGACTTTTGGTGCTAATGTTGGTTTTTATAAAAGTGGATTAGATCAAGGGAAAATTATTTCAAACGATACAAATCTTAATATAGATAATATACCTTCTAATTCAATGCTTACGATAAATCCGGGGGTTAACTACGGTAATGGCTTTTTGGATGTAGGTTTATCTGTAAACAATCTATTGCTATATAATTTTGGTACTTCAGAGATGGTGAAAGATAATCCTGAACAAGCCGTTGTAGCACATCTTATGTATACTGGATATATTGATGCTTATGGGTTTTTTGATAGAAGTAAGTTTTCTGGGATTGTAAAATCAGAATTTAAGAAAGACAAAACTGTAATTTCTGGATTGGCGATGATTGCTATTCCAAAAGGATTCTGGGCTCAAGCAGGTTACAATACATTATACGGAATGTCAGCAGGATTTGGTGTTAATGTAACACCAAAAATTGCTATTGAATACAATTACGAAAAAGGAACTGGTAATTTCTCCAATTTTGGAGCGTCTCATGAATTTGTTATTGCCTATAAATTTAAAAGTAAAAGTTACTATTATGGGGATAATGAAGAAGATGAGGGAGCACTTATTGCACCTAGTGAGGTTAAAAAAGTTGCACCAGCTAAGGTTACAAGCCCTGTTACAAAAACAGATGGAGCTGAGAAAGCAAAACTTGCTGCTGATGCTAAAGCGAAAGCCGATGCAGCTGCAATGCAAGCTAGATTAGAAGCACAAGCTAAAGTTAAAGCGGATGCAGAAGAAAAAATTAAATTAGCAGCTGATGCCAAAGCGAAAGCTGATGCTGCTGCAATGCAAGCCAGATTAGATGCTCAAGCAAAAGTTAAAGCGGATGCGGAAGCAAGAACTAAATTGGCAGCTGATAATAGAACTAAAGCTAATGCGGAAGCACAAGCGAGATTAGAAGCGGTTAAATTAAGAGCAGCTCAATCTAAAGCCGATGCAGAAGCAAATAGAGCCAAATTAGCAGCCGATGCTAAAGCCAAAGCTGATGCTGTTGCACAAGCGAGATTAAATGCAATTCAGGCCAAAGCTGATGCTGATGCCAATAGAGCAAAATCAGCTGCTGATGCAAAAGGAAAAGTCGATGCCGCTGCACAAGCGAGATTAGATGCTGCTAAAGCGAAAGCCGATGCCGCTGCTGAAAATAGAGCCAAATTAGCTGCTGATGCAAAAGCTAAAGCCGATGCTGAGGCACAAGCTAAATTAGATGCAGCTAAGTCTAAAGCAGATGCCGAAGCACTTAAAGCAAAACAACTTTCATCAGATGGACAAACAAAGGTTGATGCAGCTGCTCTTCAAGCAAAACTTGCTGCAGATGCTAAAGCTAAAGCAGATGCTGATGCACTTCAAGTTAAGTTAGCAGCTGATGCCAAAGCGAAAGCTGACGCAGCAGCCTTACAAGCAAAACTTGCTGCAGATGCAAAAGTGAAAGCCGATGCTGATGCACTTCAAGCAAAACTTGCTGCGGATACCAAAGCGAAAGCCGATGCCGCAGAAGCACTTAAAGCAAAATTAGCAGCTGATGCTAAAGCGAAAGCTGATGCTGCTGAAGCACTTAAAGCTAAATTAGCTGCTGATGCCAAAGCGAAAGCCGATGCTGCAGAAGCACTTAAAGCAAAACTAGCAGCCGATGCTAAAGCCAAAGCTGATGCTACTGCTTTACAAGCTAAATTAGATGCTGACGCCAAAGCCAAAGCCGATGCTGATGCAATTCAAGCAAAATTAGATGCTGATGCCAAAGCGAAAGCCGATGCTAAAGCGAAAGCTGATGCTGCTGAAGCACTAAAAATGAAACTTGCTGCTGACGCCAAAGCCAAAGCCGATGCAGATGCGCTTCAAGCTAAATTAGCAGCTGATGCCAAAGTGAAAGCTGATGCTGATGCGCTTCAGGCAAAACTTGCTGCAGATGCTAAAGTGAAAGCCGATGCAGATGCGCTTCAAGCTAAATTAGCGGCCGATGCCAAAGCAAAAGCCGATGCTACTGAAGCACTTAAAGCAAAACTAGCGGCCGATGCTAAAGTAAAAGCTGATGCTACTGCTTTACAAGCTAAATTAGATGCCGATGCCAAAGCGAAAGCTGATGCTGCTGAAGCACTGAAAATAAAACTTGCTGCTGACGCCAAAGCCAAAGCCGATGCTGATGCTCTTCAAGCGAAATTAGCAGCCGATGCTAAAGTAAAAGCTGACGCTGATGCAATTCAAGCAAAATTAGATGCGGATGCTAAAGCGAAAGCTGATGCTGCTGAAGCACTTAAAGCAAAATTAGCAGCTGATGCCAAAGTTAAAGTTGACGCTACTGCTTTACAAGCTAAATTAGATGCCGATGCCAAAGCGAAAGCTGATGCCGCTGAAGCACTGAAAATAAAACTTGCTGCTGACGCAAAAGCGAAAGCCGATGCAGATGCTCTTCAAGCGAAATTAGCAGCCGATGCCAAAGCCAAAGCCGATGCAGATGCAATTCAAGCTAAACTTGATGCTGATGCTAAAGTAAAAGCTGACGCAAAAGCAAAAGCAGAAGCAGCAGAATTGAAAGCAATAATAGATGCTGATGCCAAAGCGAAAGCTGAGTCGGATGCGCTACAAGCAAAACTTGCTGCGGAAGCAAAAATTAAAGCGAAAGCCGATGCGATTGCACTTCAAGTAAAACTTGCTGCAGATGCCAAAGCCAAAGCTAAAGAAGCTGCCGATGCTAAAGCAAAAGTAGACGCAGAAGCTAAAGAGAAATTAGCAGCCGATGCGAAAGCGAAAGCTGATGCCGCTGCACTTGAAGCAAGACTCGCAGCAGATGCTAAAATAAAAGCCAAAGCTGATGCTGATGCAAAACTTGCTGCCGATGCTAAAGCGAAAGCTGATGCAGCTGCATTACAAATTAAGTTGGCTGCAGATGCCAAAGCCAAAGCAGACGCTGATGCAAAAGCTAAATTGGAGGCTGACGCAAAAGCCAAGGCAGATGCAGATGCACTTCAGGCAAAACTTGCTCAAGATGCAGAACTAAAAGCGAAACAAGCTGCTGATGCACTTGCTGCATCTAATGCGGCCGCAAATGCTGCTAAAGATGAAACTGCTAGATCAATTGATAATTTAACTAATATGTTTGATAGTTCATATAAAACACAAACAGATTTATTAAGCAAATTGACAGAAACAGTTGCTAAAAAACAAAGAGACCTTAATGACCTTAGAGAAGAAAATGATTTAAGTGAAAAAGGAATATATAAAGAACCGAAACCATTTAAAAGTGTTGCGTCTGAAAATAGCGAGTTAGAAGCGTTAAAATCACAAATAGCACAAGTTAATAGGGAACAAAAAGATGCGCTTGCTAGGCTAACGAATTTGTACAATGAGAGACTTAAAAAAGTGCCAAATAAAAATGACGCACTTAACAAAAGTTATTTAGCCAAAATTGAAGCATTAAAAGCGGAACAATTAAAAGCAGAAAGAGAGAATGCTGATTTAATTGCAAGTTTAGAAAAAATTAAACTTGAAACCGAAATAGAGAGAAAACGTAGAATTAAGCGTGCTGCTTTCGAAAATGACCAAGGTCGTTATCAACAAGATGTTGCAGCTTTAAAACGTATAAAAGAAACAACAAGACCAAGTAGTAGACCATTAACAGCAAATGATTTTGATTTTGGCGACGAGCAGTCGAACATGCAAATTATTAAGAACGTTAAGAATGCTCAAAGTGGATATTATTTGATTGTTGCAGTTCATAGTAGCACTGATAAGAGAGATCAATTTTTGACACAAGCAGTTTCAGCAGGTCAATCGGAGATTAATTTCTTTTACAATGTAAGTTCTAGTAAATATTATATTTATTATGAAAAGTATGATAATTTACAAGAGGCAAGTAAAGCATTAGAATCAAAAGGCAATAAACCATACAACGGAAAAATGTCTATTGTAAAAGTTGAAAACGAATAA
- a CDS encoding WG repeat-containing protein encodes MNLLKLNQHILLLLIAFVFQTKTIAQEAYLDPETEKWGLIDENSNYIIKPKYDKMFIPEGGFFIVVTDNKYGVIDLTGKEIIVPKYDEILTSEDGFFVMRMGKKQGVIDHNGKEIVAPKYDEVYVYQEGLAVVILKDKWGLIDTKGKEITPLKYDKIYGVKDGFSMVVLNNKTGFVDRSGKEVVVPKYDDAFGFDKGVSIVGNKDKWGLINTKGKEITLLKYDKIYGLEENISQVTLNGKSGYLDTTGKEVIPLKYDVIYAFEGEYAPASIGNKWGLINRKGEVMIPFKYDSMTCFCGERTEVELDGETFSINIKGERI; translated from the coding sequence ATGAATCTTTTAAAATTAAACCAGCACATTCTTTTGCTTTTAATAGCATTCGTATTTCAAACAAAAACAATCGCACAAGAAGCATATTTAGATCCAGAAACTGAAAAATGGGGATTAATAGATGAGAATAGTAACTATATCATCAAACCAAAATATGATAAAATGTTTATCCCGGAAGGTGGATTTTTCATAGTTGTTACAGACAATAAATATGGAGTTATTGACTTAACAGGAAAGGAAATTATTGTACCTAAATACGATGAGATTTTAACATCGGAAGATGGTTTTTTTGTTATGCGAATGGGCAAAAAACAAGGTGTTATAGACCATAATGGAAAAGAAATTGTAGCTCCAAAATATGATGAAGTTTATGTTTATCAAGAAGGTTTGGCAGTCGTTATTTTAAAAGATAAATGGGGATTAATCGATACTAAAGGAAAAGAAATTACCCCATTGAAGTATGACAAAATATATGGCGTTAAAGATGGCTTTTCAATGGTTGTACTTAACAACAAAACTGGATTTGTAGATCGAAGCGGAAAAGAAGTTGTTGTACCAAAATATGATGATGCATTTGGCTTTGACAAAGGAGTATCTATTGTTGGAAATAAAGATAAATGGGGGCTAATTAACACCAAAGGAAAGGAAATTACTCTATTAAAATATGACAAAATATATGGCCTAGAAGAAAATATCTCACAAGTCACACTAAACGGAAAATCAGGATATCTAGACACAACTGGAAAAGAAGTTATTCCATTAAAATATGATGTTATTTATGCTTTCGAGGGAGAATATGCACCAGCAAGCATAGGAAATAAATGGGGATTGATTAACCGAAAAGGAGAAGTAATGATTCCATTTAAATACGATTCAATGACATGTTTTTGTGGAGAAAGAACAGAAGTAGAACTTGACGGAGAAACATTTTCAATCAACATCAAGGGAGAACGTATTTAA
- a CDS encoding WG repeat-containing protein: MKTLNLEKLLFFIFLLLSLSSEITSQEFYIEDWKFGLKDANGKILIAAKYDTMEFIENDLIVVSLNDKIGLLTQKGVEIVTPKYDYISDFKDGFAFVKQNKKMGYINSSGLEITPIKYNSVISEFYNGFAVMRLDKKCTLIDTTGKEILSNKYESIGKFEEGFASVFTNNKFGFINEKGNEITHLKYDTVYDFKDGNAVVKIGGKLGLIDKSGNEITPLKYDSIYPINDLFVVDIDSKRGLIDKTGAEITALKYDALYPAETTNNRKIIQVEIGNKKGLLDEKGIEITPIKYDKIGAFNNYTIVEINEKYGFINQLGQEIVAPKYNYIAPFNGEKTEAILNGKTLYINTKGEETLKK; encoded by the coding sequence ATGAAAACCTTAAATTTAGAAAAATTGCTTTTTTTCATTTTTCTTCTTTTATCATTATCTTCAGAAATAACTTCTCAGGAATTTTATATCGAAGATTGGAAATTTGGACTAAAAGACGCTAACGGAAAGATTCTTATTGCAGCAAAATATGACACAATGGAGTTCATTGAAAATGACTTGATTGTAGTTTCTTTAAATGATAAAATAGGCCTACTAACCCAAAAGGGAGTAGAAATTGTCACGCCTAAATACGACTATATTTCAGATTTTAAAGACGGATTTGCATTTGTAAAACAAAACAAAAAGATGGGTTATATAAACTCATCAGGATTAGAAATTACTCCAATAAAATATAATTCTGTTATAAGTGAATTTTATAATGGATTTGCTGTCATGCGTTTAGATAAAAAATGTACCTTAATTGACACGACAGGAAAAGAAATTCTTTCGAATAAATATGAATCAATCGGAAAATTTGAAGAAGGGTTTGCCTCAGTATTTACCAATAATAAATTCGGTTTCATAAACGAAAAAGGAAATGAAATTACACATCTAAAATATGATACTGTATATGATTTTAAAGATGGAAATGCTGTAGTTAAAATTGGTGGGAAGTTAGGGTTAATTGATAAGTCAGGAAATGAAATTACACCATTAAAATATGACAGTATATACCCAATTAATGATCTTTTCGTAGTAGATATAGACTCCAAAAGAGGCTTAATAGACAAAACTGGAGCAGAAATTACCGCATTAAAATATGATGCCCTTTATCCTGCAGAAACTACCAATAACAGAAAAATAATTCAAGTAGAAATTGGCAATAAAAAAGGATTATTAGACGAAAAAGGAATAGAAATTACTCCTATAAAATACGACAAAATAGGAGCTTTCAACAATTATACTATAGTTGAAATAAATGAAAAATATGGATTTATCAATCAATTAGGACAAGAAATTGTAGCTCCAAAATATAACTACATCGCTCCATTTAATGGAGAAAAAACAGAGGCAATCCTTAACGGTAAAACACTATATATTAACACCAAAGGCGAAGAAACACTTAAAAAATAA
- a CDS encoding ATP-binding protein, giving the protein MQFSEILGQDHIKNHLIKTASTGRIPHAQLFIGSEGSGTLPTAIAYAQYILCGNSGPDNENGNTSCNLKFQSISHPDLHFIYPTVTTEDVKTKPKSLDFIQDWRNFIQEMPYGGLFDWYKILGVQNKQGEIRVEDAQEVLKSLALKSYEGGYKIMIIWMADKMNIAASNKLLKLLEEPSDKTIFILISENEESIIQTIRSRCQVLHFNGLSEQVIANALVSKENLEPNSALKIAHQAQGNYNKALHLIKNDDDEYPFEQWFVTWVRAAFKAKGNAAAIQDLITWSEQIAALGRESQKKFLEFCIEMFRQALLLNYQAPNLVYMEPKVEKFKLENFAPFVNGNNINDIFKELSDAMYHIERNGNAKIILTDLSIKLTRLIHKK; this is encoded by the coding sequence ATGCAATTTTCTGAAATTTTAGGGCAAGACCACATCAAAAACCACTTAATAAAAACTGCTTCTACAGGTAGAATACCTCATGCACAATTATTTATAGGTTCTGAAGGTTCTGGAACCTTACCCACTGCCATCGCATACGCGCAATATATACTGTGTGGAAATTCTGGTCCTGATAATGAAAACGGGAACACATCCTGTAATTTAAAGTTCCAGTCCATATCACATCCTGACCTACATTTTATATATCCAACTGTAACTACCGAAGATGTAAAAACCAAACCTAAAAGTCTGGATTTCATACAAGATTGGCGCAACTTCATTCAAGAAATGCCATATGGAGGTTTATTCGATTGGTATAAAATCCTTGGTGTACAAAACAAACAAGGTGAAATTCGGGTAGAAGATGCTCAGGAAGTTTTAAAATCACTCGCCTTAAAGTCTTATGAAGGTGGTTATAAAATTATGATTATCTGGATGGCTGATAAAATGAATATCGCAGCATCTAACAAACTTCTGAAATTACTAGAAGAACCATCCGATAAAACTATTTTCATTTTAATATCCGAAAACGAAGAATCTATTATTCAAACTATCCGTTCGCGTTGTCAAGTATTACACTTTAATGGGCTAAGTGAACAAGTAATTGCCAATGCACTCGTTTCTAAAGAAAACTTAGAACCCAATTCGGCATTAAAAATTGCACACCAAGCACAAGGTAATTATAACAAAGCTTTACATCTGATAAAAAATGATGATGACGAATATCCATTTGAACAATGGTTTGTAACATGGGTACGTGCCGCTTTTAAAGCCAAAGGAAATGCAGCTGCTATCCAAGATTTGATTACTTGGAGTGAGCAAATTGCAGCTTTGGGTCGAGAAAGTCAAAAAAAATTCTTAGAGTTCTGTATAGAAATGTTCCGTCAAGCACTTTTGCTTAATTATCAAGCACCAAACTTGGTATATATGGAGCCTAAAGTAGAGAAATTTAAACTAGAAAATTTTGCTCCATTTGTTAATGGAAATAACATAAATGACATATTCAAAGAGCTTTCTGATGCGATGTATCACATTGAGCGCAACGGAAATGCAAAAATTATTTTAACCGATTTATCCATAAAACTAACCCGTTTAATTCATAAAAAATAA
- a CDS encoding DoxX family membrane protein: MNNIASILILIFLAVTFLQSGYDKIFYWKDNVSWLKEHFAKTQLKNQVPLALFNVLILELISGILCVVGSIQLFLNSGREYGLYGAIFSCITLIMLLFGQRLAKDYDGARTIAIYFIPAVVAVYWLN, translated from the coding sequence ATGAACAATATTGCCTCAATCCTAATTTTAATATTCTTAGCTGTAACATTCCTTCAATCTGGTTACGACAAAATTTTCTATTGGAAAGATAATGTGAGCTGGCTAAAAGAACATTTTGCCAAAACACAACTTAAAAACCAAGTACCACTTGCCTTATTTAATGTTCTTATTTTAGAATTAATATCGGGTATATTATGCGTTGTAGGTTCAATTCAATTGTTTTTAAATAGCGGAAGAGAATATGGATTATATGGAGCAATATTTTCTTGTATTACCCTAATAATGTTACTATTTGGACAACGATTAGCTAAAGATTATGATGGAGCAAGAACAATTGCTATTTATTTCATACCTGCAGTTGTAGCGGTCTACTGGTTAAATTAA